A single Lacerta agilis isolate rLacAgi1 chromosome 10, rLacAgi1.pri, whole genome shotgun sequence DNA region contains:
- the LOC117054450 gene encoding LOW QUALITY PROTEIN: dual specificity testis-specific protein kinase 2-like (The sequence of the model RefSeq protein was modified relative to this genomic sequence to represent the inferred CDS: deleted 2 bases in 2 codons): MALNMNTPSSNRANMLKEVQLMNRLSHPNILKFMGVCVPQGQLHVVIEYINCGNLEQLLDGNQHLPWTGRVKLALDIALGLTYLHYKDIFHRDLTSKNCLIKLDENGYSAIVGDFGLAEKIPDFSEKLPVVGSPYWMAPEVLRDEPYNEKADVFSYDIILCEIIARIQADPDYLRRTENFGLHYDAFQHMVGDCPPKFLQLAFNCCNMDPKLRPSFADIVNTLEEILGNLKSEKAERERKLLNLDSTDRKPISVSKCLLERRQGVKRLSSLDDKIPPKSPHPRRNIWLSRSQSDIFSRRKINVQDAYYTPSKGANQKVIPFNSREDLKVGRSIFFDLPSKSVISLVFDLHSPEAEGCLKMNQTPFRQTSNTDWLDSSFLPARQSRSLPGSLEFVHKDYRTFRDLSSTISRCDPSQLGAEVRQKLLSSSQYGVSEIPPFRQDSPSPPRQEEEMDYSDGLDPQDENGYCPVNFAKEAELGKPRGASCQNVDGVLAHNLDHSENRSSEMFMSCISSEDMEVEDETQRNMPSTRLESSKLLFSVNPCPQSGREASLFEAVDSDISNLVSLPSSNAPASVCEQSKCDI, encoded by the exons ATGGCTTTGAATATGAATACGCCAAGCAGCAACAGAGCAAATATGCTGAAAGAAGTCCAGCTCATGAATAGACTTTCACATCCAAACATATTAAAGTTTATGGGTGTCTGTGTGCCTCAAGGACAACTGCATGTCGTTATTGAGTATATCAACTGTGGTAACCTAGAACAGCTGTTGGATGGTAATCAACATCTGCCCTGGACAGGAAGGGTGAAACTGGCACTGGACATTGCTCTGGGACTCACTTACCTTCACTATAAAGACATTTTCCATCGGGATCTGACATCCAAGAACTGTTTGATAAAGCTTGATGAGAATGGATATTCTGCTATAGTTGGTGACTTTGGCTTAGCAGAGAAAATCCCCGACTTCAGTGAGAAATTGccagtggtgggctctccttacTGGATGGCACCTGAAGTGCTGAGAGATGAGCCATATAATGAAAAGGCGGATGTATTCTCATATGACATCATTCTTTGTGAGATTATAGCAAGGATCCAGGCAGATCCAGACTATCTCCGTCGCACAGAGAATTTTGGGTTGCATTATGATGCTTTCCAACACATGGTGGGAGATTGTCCCCCTAAATTCCTCCAGTTGGCCTTCAACTGCTGCAATATGGACCCAAAATTACGTCCTTCATTTGCTGACATTGTCAATACATTGGAGGAAATTCTAGGGAATTTGAAAAGTGAGAaggctgaaagagaaagaaagctcCTAAATCTGGACAGCACAGATCGAAAACCAATCTCAGTTTCCAAATGTTTACTAGAGAGGAGACAAGGAGTAAAAAGGCTAAGTTCACTGGATgacaagattccacctaaatcACCCCATCCACGGCGCAATATCTGGTTATCACGCAGTCAGTCGGACATATTCTCTCGCCGCAAGATAAACGTTCAGGACGCCTACTATACACCAAGCAAAGGGGCAAACCAGAAAGTCATCCCTTTCAATTCTAGGGAAGACTTGAAA GTGGGAAGGTCAATTTTTTTTGATTTGCCAAGCAAATCTGTGATATCACTTGTATTTGACTTGCACTCCCCAgag gCAGAAGGATGTCTGAAGATGAACCAGACCCCATTCAGGCAGACTTCTAACACTGACTGGCTGGActcctctttccttcctgcaaGACAGAGCAGATCACTTCCAGGATCTCTTGAATTTGTGCATAAAGATTATAGAACATTTAGGGATCTCTCTTCAACCATTAGTAGATGTGATCCCAGCCAGCTGGGGGCTGAAGTGCGGCAGAAGCTACTGAGCAGCAGTCAGTATGGAGTGTCTGAGATTCCTCCT TTCAGGCAGGACTCGCCTTCTCCTCctcggcaggaggaggagatggactATTCTGATGGACTGGACCCCCAAGATGAAAATGGGTACTGCCCTGTAAATTTTGCTAAGGAAGCAGAACTCGGAAAGCCCAGGGGGGCAAGTTGCCAGAATGTAGATGGTGTCTTGGCACATAATTTAGACCATTCAGAAAATAGATCCTCAGAGATGTTTATGAGCTGCATCTCCTCTGAAGATATGGAAGTTGAAGATGAAACTCAAAGGAACATGCCTTCCACTAGGTTGGAGTCTTCCAAACTATTGTTCAGTGTTAACCCTTGCCCACAGTCTGGCAGAGAAGCCTCTCTATTTGAGGCAGTGGATAGTGACATCTCAAATCTTGTTTCTCTGCCATCTTCAAATGCACCAGCATCAGTATGCGAGCAATCAAAATGTGACATTTAA